CGGCTGGGGAGGCCTGTCGCCACCGGAGGACATCGACCGCGAACGGGTCTTCGTACTGGACCATGCGCCACACGACCGATTGCTACCGCTGATGTCCGCGGCGGTTCACCATGGCGGGGCGGGCACGTCGGCGGCGGCCGCGCGCGCGGGCATTCCGTCGGTGGTGATTCCCTTCTTCGGCGACCAGCCGTTCTGGGCCAGGCGATTGCACGGCCTGGGCGTGGCGCCGCCGCCGCTCGACCGGCGCCGGTTCACCAGCGACGACCTTGCGCATGCCCTCCGCGCGACGCAACAGCCCACCATGCAAACGGCGGCCACGGCGCTCGGGCAGGCCATCCGGGCGGAAGACAGCGTAGCGCGAACCATCGACCAGCTGCGCCGATGGCAGCTGTTGCCGGCCCACGCGGCCGGTTAGTCAGGGCGACTCCTGCGCGATCTTGCGCAGCTGTCGCTCGAACTCCTCCGGCGGCTGCCCGCCGGAGATGAGGTAACGGTCGTTCACCACCACGGCCGGCACACCGGTGATGCCACGGCTTTGCCACAACGCTTCGTCGCGACGCACGTCCTCGGCGTAGCGCCCCGTGTCGAGCACTTCCCGCGCCGCCGCGGCATCCAGGCCCACCTCGGCCGCTGCCGCGACCAGCACGTCGCGGTTTCCCGGATCGGCCTGGTCGGTGAAGTTCACCGCGAGCAGTCGCCGCTTCAACGCGTGCTGCCTGCCCTGTTCCGCGGCCCAGGCGAGCAGGCGATGCGCATCGAAGGTGTTGTAGATGCGGCTGTCGTCGGAGGTGTTCATGGCGAACCCAACGTCGGCGGCGCGCGCCGTGATGCGTTCGCGGTTCATCCGAACCTCGTCAACCGACATGCCGTACTTGGCGACGATGTGTTCCAGCGTGTTTTCCCCGCCAGGCGGCATCTGCGGGTTGAGCTCGAAGGGATGGAAGGTGATCTGCGCGTCGACCTCGCCGTTCAGCCGCTCCAGCGCGCGCTCCAGCCCACCCAGGCCGATGGCGCACCAGGGGCACGCGATATCCGAAACGAAGTCGATCTTCATGGGTTTGGACATGTCGTCACCTGTTCGTCGATGACACGATCGTACACGCCACCGCGTGATCTTCGATATCATGCCGGCCACGTCACGCAGCCGTCGGCAGGCCATGTCCGCAGGGATTCCACCACTCGACCTGTCGCGTCTGGCTCCCAGCCTCTACGCGCAGGGCACCGAGGAAGCCATCCTCACACGCATCCTGGACCGTGTCGCGCCAGCCAGTCGTTACTGCGTCGATATCGGCGCGAGCGACGGCCTGCGCAACAGCAACACGGCGCTGTTGCTGCGCGAGCTGGGCTGGCTGGGCACCCTCGTGGAAGGCTCGGCATACCGCTTCGGGCGCCTGAAGGAGACCTACGGCGACGCGGGCAACGTGCGCCTGGTCGGCGAGCGCGTCCAGCCCGATACGGTGGACGACCTGCTCGACGCCGCCGGCGTGCCGGCGGTGTTCGACCTGCTCTCGCTGGATATCGACGGCAACGATTACTGGGTATGGCAAGGCATGCAGCGCCATCGCGCACGCCTGGTGGTCATCGAGTACAACCCGTATTACCCGCCGCCGGAGCGCTGGGTGATGGCCTACGACCCCGAACACAACTGGGATGGATCGACTCACTACGGAGCCAGCCTGGCATCGCTGGTGGCCCTGGGCGCCACGCGGGGTTACGAGCTGGTGTGTTGCGACGACATGGGCAACAACGCGTTCTTCGTCGATCGCGCGCTCTACCCCCTGCTGGGCATCGCGAACAACGAGCCGCGCATGCTGTTCCGCCCCGCGATGTACAACCTGCGCTACGTGGGCCACAACCGCTTCCTCACCGGCCATCCCTACCGTTACGGCCCGGGCGAGGCGATCTGAGTGACGTCGTTGCCCACCCTTCCCGCCGCCTACGACCTACGCCTGCGCGGCGACGGCCAGCCGGTCACCACACGCGTGGCGCGCTGGCGGAGCGACGTCGGCGAGGTCGCGGTGAAGACGTTCGCGGCCGCCGATCGGGCACGCGGCGAATGGGAAGCCTGCATCCTGGCCTTTCTCGGCGAGGGCCCGGCGAGCCCGGACATCCGTGTCCAGACCCTTGTACCCACCCGTGACGGTGCGGCATGGGCCGGGCAGCCGGACGGTGGCTGCGTTCTGGTCACGCGGTGGGAGACGGGCCGTTACCGTGCTTACGACACCTACGCCGCGAACGAGTGGGCCGCGCTGGGCCGTGGCCTGGGCACCCTGCACGCGCGCCTGGACGCGATGCCGGGGCAGGCTCCGCAGACGCTCTCCGCGCGATTGGCCCATATCGATCCCGCGGTGGAGCGCGCGAAGCTGGAGCTGGAGCTGGCGGATCGTCCGTTTCCTTCCCATCCCCGGATCGACGCCGCCTGGGTGGCGCGCTATCTGGCCCTGTGCCGCGAGATGCTGGCTGCGTGTTACCCCGGGGCCGTCGAAGGCTTCCCCACCGACGATACCCAGCGGCCTATCCACAACGACTACAACCAGTTCAATTACCTGTTCGGCGACACGCTGCCGCCGCTCGTCATCGACTGGGAAGCTTCCATCGGCGCACCGCGCGAATTCGAGGTGGTGCGCTGTCTCAACCATCTTCCGCTGCAGGCTCCTGCGCTGGCGCGCACCTTCGTTCATGCCTATCGGGAACGCCGCCCGCTGCGCGCCGGGCACATGCGCTGGGCGGTGGACGTGGCCTGCCTGATGCACGCCACCAAGCACTGGGTGTTGCAGGGCTGGCTGGACGGCCTGCCGGGCTTCGACCAGCGGCTACTGGGTGCGATGGAGATGGTGACGATGCTGGCGCGCGGGCGCGAGCGCCTCGGCGCGTTCTTCGTCGACACCATCGAGGGATCGCACTGATGTCCAGCGAACGGCAACACGTGTTTCCGCCTCCCATGGAGCGGCATTACCCCATCGTGGACGGACGTATCCGCACACGGTCGCTCGAGGCTCACATCGTCGACCACTGCAACCTGACCTGCGTGGAGTGTTGTTCGCTGTCGCCCTTGCTGCCTGCGTGGACAGCCGATCCGGAGACGCTCTGCGCCGACCTGCGCCGCGCCGCGCGCGTGCTGCAACCCCGTGTGTTCAAGCTGGTGGGCGGCGAGCCGACCCTGCATCCCGCGCTCGTCGATATCCTGCAAGCGGTGCGCGGCACCGGTATCGCGCCGACGATCTCGGTCACCACCAACGGGTTGCTGCTGGACAGGATGCCGGACGCGTTCTGGGCCGGCGTGGACGCCCTGACCATCTCGCTGTATCCGCGACCCCGCCTGTCCGACGAACGCATACGGCACGTGGAAGCCATGGCCGCGCGCTTCGACGTGCGCCTCAATTGGAAGCCGCAGGCGCAGTTCGTCCGGATGACGCGCGACCCCGCCTCCACGGATGTCGCGGAAACGCAGGCGATCTACCACGACTGCTGGCTGCGGGAGCGGTGCCACCTGCTGCGCGACGGCATCTTCTACACCTGCACCCGTCCCGCGCATTTCCACACCCTCCACCGCGGGCGCGACGACTTCACGCAGGATGGCCTGCCGCTGCACGACGGCCCCTCGCTGGCCGACGAGATCCACGCCTACCTGTCGCGCGAGGCGCCCCTGCGGGCCTGCTTCCACTGTCACGGCGGCAGCGCCGTCATGGAGCCGCACCGCATGATGGGGCGGGCCGAACTCGACGCCGCAAAGGCCCGCTTCGCATGATTCTTCGCGAGCGCGATCCTTTCGGGATCAGGCAGGTCGTCTACCATCCCCGCAGCGCGACGTTCGGCGGCGGCATCCGCGAGCTGTTGCGCCAAGCGCAGCTGCCAACGGGGCCGCTGGACAGCCAGGCGATCGGCGGTTATCTCACCGGCGCACGGTATGCCGATCGCACGATCCTGGCCGACGTCCGGGCCGTGCCTCCCGGCTACGCCCTCGTTGAGGCGAGCGAGGGGCTGGCAGTGATCGAGCGCCCGCTGCGCCGCACCGCGGGCGACCTGGAAACGCTGCTGCTCGACGCCCTGCGCGACGTCCTGGCCGATGGGCGGACTACCGCCGTCGCACTCAGTGGCGGCCTGGACTCCGCCCTGATCCTGGGCCTGCTGCATACCCACGGCATCCGTCACCTCCCGGTCTACGTCCTCGCCACCGGCCTTCCCGGCTACGACGAGCGCGCGGCGGCCTGCGAGACGGCACGCCGCCGGGGCGTCGAGGTGATCGTGGTCGAGGCCGGTGCCCAGGCGTTCGTCGACGCCCTGCCCGAGGCCATGCGTCATCTGGAGGAACCGCTGTACAACCTGCATCCGGTGGCGAAGCTGCTACTGGCCCGGGCCATGGCGCGCGACGGCATCGTGCGGGCCATCACCGGCGACGGCGTGGACCAGGTGCTGAGGCGCGATCGCTCCGCCGACTACCTGCCTTTGTGCCGGACCCTGTTCGAGGCGGCCGGCGTGCAACTGTCCGCGCCGTTCCTCGCTACGCCCGTGGTGGCGCACCTGTGCTCGTCGCCCGCCGATCCGGACAAGCGCTGCATCCGGCGTCTCGCCCGGCATCACGGTGTGTCGCGCGCCCTGACCGAAGGCCCCAAGCGTGCACGGCTGGCACCGCCGATGGACCTCGGGCACCTGCTGCCAGCGGCGCCCATCCTCGCGCTGGCCGCCGTGCTCGGCCTGCCGGTGCCGACACTGGCGACGGATGCGGAACGGGTGCAGTGGGCCACGTTGCTCCTGCTGCTGCGCGACCTCGGCGTTACCGCCTGATGTGCGGCCTGGCGGGGTTGATCCGTTTCGATGGCGGCGCGCGGGGGCAGATCGCGCGCGTGCTGGCCGTGCGCGACCGCCAGCGTCACCGCGGACCGGATGGCGAAGGCCTCTGGCACGACGAGCATGCCGTGCTTGGCCACACCCGGCTCGCCCTGCTGGATGCGCCACATGGCGCCCAGCCCATGGCGAGCCCGGACGGTCGCTACGTGCTCGTCTACAACGGCGAGGTCTACAACCATGACGCCCTGCGCCGCGAGCTGGCGGCGCACTGGTCGTTCCGCTCGTCCAGCGACAGCGAAGTGGTGCTGGCTGCCTACGCCACCTGGGGCGAAGCGTGCGTGCTGCGCTTCAACGGCATGTTCGCCTTCCTGGTCTGGGACACGTGGCAACGGCGGGCATTCGCCGCGCGCGATCGCCTGGGCATCAAGCCGTTCGTCTTCATGCAGGACCACGACGAGTTCGTCTTCGCCTCGGAAGCCAAGGCCCTCCTTTCCGCCATGCGCACCCGTCCGCGAGCCCATCGGGAAGCGGTGACCGAATACCTGGTGGCGCCGTTCTTCAGCGGCGTGGCGCGACCGATGTTCGACGGCATGGCCTACCTCGCACCGGGCCATGTGCTGCACGTGGCGGAGGACGGCATACGCACCCGGCCCTGGTGCGTCGAACGCGATCCGCCGCGCACGGCGGCCTCGTGGACCGACACCGCGCACACGCTGCGCCACCACCTCGACCAGGCCGTGCGGCACACCCTCATCGCCGATGCGCCGGTGGGCCTGTTCCTCAGCGGTGGGCTGGATTCCACGCTCATCGGTGCGTTGGCGAAGCAGGCAGGCGCGACACCGCAAAGCTTTACCCTCGCCTTCGAGGGGCATGCCACGTACGACTACGCGGCCTCGTTGATCGTCGGTTCGGACGACCAGCCCTACGCGGAACTGGCATCGACGCAGCTGGGCCTGCCACGCATGGACGTCGTACCCCTGCGCGCCACCTTCGCCGACAGCGTGCGTGATGTAGCCACCCAGAACGACGCCCTGCCCGCCTGGGAGCAGGAGGTGGCACAGCACCACCTGGCCCGCGCCGCCAGCCGCCGGGTGAAGGCGGTGATGGTCGGGGATGCGGCCGACGAAACGCACTTCGGCTACCACTTCCTGCTCGATCCGCACGCGGTTGCCGATCCGCTGCACGTGTTGCAGCGGCTCACCGGCGATCCGTACCTGCGCCCGGGCCTGCTGGACGCACCGCTGGTCCATTTCGCCGGGCTGTATCGCCAGCTGGCCGTGGACGCCGGCCATGCGTGGTCGACACCGGGGGATGGCCTGCGCGCCACGCAGTGGCTGGTCCGGCACCGCTGGCTGCAGCGGCTGCTGCACAACGGCGATATCCACGGCATGGCCCATGGCCTGGAAGCCCGCGTGCCGTTCGGCGATACGGACCTGCTGGAGGTCGCCGCATCGGTCTCGCCCGACGACGCGCTGCGCCACGGCGTGGAAAAGGCGCTGCTGCGCGAGGCGGCGCGCGGCCTGGTGCCCGAAGCCATCCGTTGTCGGCGCAAGTCCGCGCTGCCGAAAGACCAGGGCACGGGCGAAGCGATCCGGCGGCACGCGCGCGACACGCTGGCCACCCACGGCGAGCCGGTCGCCGCCGTCATGGACGTGCCGCGCCTGTTGCGCCGCTGCGAGGATGCCCGGCCGCTCGACGAACACGAGCGCGCCGTGATGTTCCGCGCCGCCTCGCTGTCGCACTGGGCGACCCTGCACGATGTGGACATCGCATGAGTCGCATCCTCTTCTGCGTGGTGCCCGAGCGCGGCCACGTCAATCCCTGCATCGGGCCCGCGCTGGCGCTGAAACACGGCGGCCACGCCGTGGCGTTCCACGCACCGGGCGACATCCGTCCACAGCTGGCGCGCGCGGGCGGCTTCACCTGTTTCGGACCCACCGAATCGCCCCGCCCGGCCGATTGGCGACGTGGCGCCGGCTTCGCCCGGCAGGTACGCGATCCGGCCTGGCTGAGGACGTGGGTCACCTCGTTGTTGCTCGACGACGTGGAGCCCGAGGTGGCGCGCATCCGCGACAGCATCCAGGCATGGCGCCCGGATGTCGTCGTCATCGATCCGTTGCTCTACGCCGCCGCGATCGCCGCCGGAGCGGCAGGCCTGCCATGGGTCGCGATGTCCAACTCGCTCAACCCCGTGCTTCCGGCGTCACTGGATTCCGAACTGCTGCGTACCGTGGCGTCGCTGGCTCCACGGCGCGCGGCGTTGTTCGCCGCGCACGGCATGGCGCCCCGGTTCCGCGGCTGCGACGTGCTCTCGCCGTGGCTGACGCTGGCGTTCGCGACGGAGCACTTCGTCGGCGATGCGCCGGCGGGTGTCACGCTGGTGGGCCCGTCGCTTCCGCCGGGCGCACGCGGCGACGAGCCCGCGTTCGACGGCGATAGCCTCGACGCCGCACTGCCGCTGATCTACATGTCGCTGGGTAGCCAGATCTACTACCAGCCCGCGATGTTCGCGACGGTGATCGACGCCGTGCGCGACCGGCCGCTGCAACTGCTGCTTTCCGTGGGCGACCTGATCGACACGGATGCCTTGCCACCGTTGCCCCGCAACGTGCGGGCCGTGCGCTACGCGCCCCAGCTGGCAATGCTGGAACGTGCCTCCCTTTTCATCACCCACGGGGGCGCCAATTCGGTCATGGAAGCGTTGTCCTTCGGCGTGCCGATGATCGTCTCGCCGCTGTGCAACGATCAGTTCCACCAGGTGCACTTCATCGAACAGGCGGGGGTGGGACGGCATCTCGACCTGCGTCATGCATCGGTTGCGCAGACGGCAACGACCATCGAGGCGATGCTCGGCTCGCCCGGCCTACAGGCGAACGTCGCACGGGTCGCACACGGCTATCGCCGGTCCGGCGCCGACGAAGCGGCGCGCCTGGTCAGTCGGCTCGCCGAAGAAACCCGTCGGGCGACAGGGTCATGATCACCCGGTCCTCGATCTCGTGATCCACGACGAAGCGCGGGTCTTCCGCCAGGAACGCCCGCGTGGCCGTCGCCGGGTTGTTGCCCCGGCCGTACGGCTTGCCGGCGAAGGTCTCCGGCGGCAGGTGTTCCATGATCGTATCCATCACCACGACATAACTGCCCGGCGTGACCCAGGGCGCATAGGTGCGCAATTCGCCCAGCACGTGCTCGTGGGTGTGCGTGAGGTCCAGCACGAGCATGACCGGCGACCGCTCACCGACCAACGTCTTCACTGCGGCCACCGTGGCATCCTCCAGCGGGTGGCCTTCCACCAGGTGTATCCGCTCGGCCAGGCGATGCGCCGCGAGACGCTCGCGTACGTCGGGGCGAAGCCGCGGCTCGATCGCCACGACGATCCCGTCCTCGCCCACCAGCTCCAGCATCGACGCGGTGAACACCGCACCGCCACCGGCCGCGACGCCGGTCTGCACGATGCAGCGTGGCCTGATGCGCCAGACCAGTTCCTGGATGGCCAGCATGTCGCCGGGAAGGTGGAAGAACCGCTCGCCCAGCCAGCGGGTCTGGAACAGGTGATCGGTTTCGCCCGCGCGGCTCAGCCAGGCGAGGGTGAGATCGCGCATGCGCGCGGCGATGCGTTCGGACATGGCAAGGGACTTCCATGGACGGCGTGACGGAGGGCGCATTGCGCCAGATGCTGCAACGCGCCTGGGGATGGGGCGAGGTGCGCCTGGTCCCCTTGACGGGCGGTCATACTAACAGGTCGTTCCTCGTGCACGGCGATGCCCCGCCCTGTGTCGCGCGCCTGTCGTGGGCGGGGAAAACGGCGACCCAGGTGGATCGGGAGGCGCGGATGCTCGCGCTGGCCACCGAGGGCCTGCACACGATCGCCGTTCCCACGATCATCCCCACGCTGCATGGCGCCGGCCATGTCACGACGGCGGCCGGTCAGTGGCTGCACGTCTTCGAACGCATCGAAGGCACCACCGGCGTGCCCGTCGGCGTGCCGGGCGCCTCCGCGGATGCCATGCGCGGCCTGGCGACGCTGCATGCCGCGCTGGCACGTGCCGCCACGGACACCGGCGATCCGGTGGCATGGCTGCTGACCCGCTACCGACGCGTGTACTCACGCGGCATGCCGACCTTCATGCACGGTCTGGTGCGGGAACGCGAGTACGACGCTGTGCTGACGCACGCAGGCGACTGCCTGGCCCGGGCGTCGACATCGTCATGGGCATCGCGGCGGATCCAGTGGCTGCATGGCGACTTCCATGCGGGAAACCTGCTCTTCCACGGCGCGCGGCTGCGCGGGGTGGTGGATTTCGACGAGGTGGGGCAAGGCTCCGCCTGGCTCGAAGCGGCGTTCGCGGCGTTCGCGCTCAGCCGCGACGTGACCCGCGAGGACGCCTTCTGCTTCGACACGATCGCGTGGGGACAGTCGATGTGCAACTACGCGTGCTCCGGAAGTGTGGGCGATGTGGCGACGTGGATCGCCCGCCGTGACGTCCTGGCCACGCTGTTCTGTGTCGACCAGGTACTGATCCACCTGGAGGCCGCACAACGCGGCCTGTGGATACCCGGCCCCGGCATGGGCTTCCTCGGCGGCTGGCAAACGCTGCTGCAGCTGGCTCAGGCCTCGCCGGCCAGCGCCGCCGGCGACGCCAGCCAGCGTCGCACCGCTTCGACCGTGGCATCCCTCGTCTCGGCGCAGGGCGACCCATCGTGCAGGCAAACGACCGCATCCTCGCCGGCCGCCGACTGATCCGCCACATGCGCACGTAGCCGGCCGGCAAGCTGCGCAGGGCAAGGCGCGGGCTGTAGCCAGTCTTCGAACAGGGCCGTCCACCCGACGTGCTCTCGACCCAGTCGTGCCAGCACACGCAACCGTGTATCGCCGTCCTGCGCGCCATACGGCAACCGCAGGGGAACGACGGCCGGCGGCTGCCGGCCTGTCGCGACGTAGACACCGCGAATCAATGCATCGGTGGCTGCGATCTCCTCGGCCAGTGACGCGTCGGCAAGTTCGCCATCGCGTGCATGCGACCAGGTGTGATTGCCTATCGCATGGCCCTCGTCGAGCATGCGCACGAGTACATCGCACCGTGCGGCCGCGTGCTGGCCGAGGACGAAGAAGGTCGCCTGCCGACCGGCGTCGCGAAGCACATCCAGCAAGGCGGTGGTCGACGGGCCGGGGCCGTCGTCGAAGGTCAGGCGGATCG
This DNA window, taken from Luteibacter sp. 9135, encodes the following:
- a CDS encoding DsbA family oxidoreductase, with amino-acid sequence MSKPMKIDFVSDIACPWCAIGLGGLERALERLNGEVDAQITFHPFELNPQMPPGGENTLEHIVAKYGMSVDEVRMNRERITARAADVGFAMNTSDDSRIYNTFDAHRLLAWAAEQGRQHALKRRLLAVNFTDQADPGNRDVLVAAAAEVGLDAAAAREVLDTGRYAEDVRRDEALWQSRGITGVPAVVVNDRYLISGGQPPEEFERQLRKIAQESP
- the asnB gene encoding asparagine synthase (glutamine-hydrolyzing), with translation MGHVAPAAARPRRYRLMCGLAGLIRFDGGARGQIARVLAVRDRQRHRGPDGEGLWHDEHAVLGHTRLALLDAPHGAQPMASPDGRYVLVYNGEVYNHDALRRELAAHWSFRSSSDSEVVLAAYATWGEACVLRFNGMFAFLVWDTWQRRAFAARDRLGIKPFVFMQDHDEFVFASEAKALLSAMRTRPRAHREAVTEYLVAPFFSGVARPMFDGMAYLAPGHVLHVAEDGIRTRPWCVERDPPRTAASWTDTAHTLRHHLDQAVRHTLIADAPVGLFLSGGLDSTLIGALAKQAGATPQSFTLAFEGHATYDYAASLIVGSDDQPYAELASTQLGLPRMDVVPLRATFADSVRDVATQNDALPAWEQEVAQHHLARAASRRVKAVMVGDAADETHFGYHFLLDPHAVADPLHVLQRLTGDPYLRPGLLDAPLVHFAGLYRQLAVDAGHAWSTPGDGLRATQWLVRHRWLQRLLHNGDIHGMAHGLEARVPFGDTDLLEVAASVSPDDALRHGVEKALLREAARGLVPEAIRCRRKSALPKDQGTGEAIRRHARDTLATHGEPVAAVMDVPRLLRRCEDARPLDEHERAVMFRAASLSHWATLHDVDIA
- a CDS encoding FkbM family methyltransferase encodes the protein MIFDIMPATSRSRRQAMSAGIPPLDLSRLAPSLYAQGTEEAILTRILDRVAPASRYCVDIGASDGLRNSNTALLLRELGWLGTLVEGSAYRFGRLKETYGDAGNVRLVGERVQPDTVDDLLDAAGVPAVFDLLSLDIDGNDYWVWQGMQRHRARLVVIEYNPYYPPPERWVMAYDPEHNWDGSTHYGASLASLVALGATRGYELVCCDDMGNNAFFVDRALYPLLGIANNEPRMLFRPAMYNLRYVGHNRFLTGHPYRYGPGEAI
- a CDS encoding asparagine synthase-related protein, translating into MILRERDPFGIRQVVYHPRSATFGGGIRELLRQAQLPTGPLDSQAIGGYLTGARYADRTILADVRAVPPGYALVEASEGLAVIERPLRRTAGDLETLLLDALRDVLADGRTTAVALSGGLDSALILGLLHTHGIRHLPVYVLATGLPGYDERAAACETARRRGVEVIVVEAGAQAFVDALPEAMRHLEEPLYNLHPVAKLLLARAMARDGIVRAITGDGVDQVLRRDRSADYLPLCRTLFEAAGVQLSAPFLATPVVAHLCSSPADPDKRCIRRLARHHGVSRALTEGPKRARLAPPMDLGHLLPAAPILALAAVLGLPVPTLATDAERVQWATLLLLLRDLGVTA
- a CDS encoding phosphotransferase produces the protein MDGVTEGALRQMLQRAWGWGEVRLVPLTGGHTNRSFLVHGDAPPCVARLSWAGKTATQVDREARMLALATEGLHTIAVPTIIPTLHGAGHVTTAAGQWLHVFERIEGTTGVPVGVPGASADAMRGLATLHAALARAATDTGDPVAWLLTRYRRVYSRGMPTFMHGLVREREYDAVLTHAGDCLARASTSSWASRRIQWLHGDFHAGNLLFHGARLRGVVDFDEVGQGSAWLEAAFAAFALSRDVTREDAFCFDTIAWGQSMCNYACSGSVGDVATWIARRDVLATLFCVDQVLIHLEAAQRGLWIPGPGMGFLGGWQTLLQLAQASPASAAGDASQRRTASTVASLVSAQGDPSCRQTTASSPAAD
- a CDS encoding radical SAM protein, whose amino-acid sequence is MSSERQHVFPPPMERHYPIVDGRIRTRSLEAHIVDHCNLTCVECCSLSPLLPAWTADPETLCADLRRAARVLQPRVFKLVGGEPTLHPALVDILQAVRGTGIAPTISVTTNGLLLDRMPDAFWAGVDALTISLYPRPRLSDERIRHVEAMAARFDVRLNWKPQAQFVRMTRDPASTDVAETQAIYHDCWLRERCHLLRDGIFYTCTRPAHFHTLHRGRDDFTQDGLPLHDGPSLADEIHAYLSREAPLRACFHCHGGSAVMEPHRMMGRAELDAAKARFA
- a CDS encoding phosphotransferase enzyme family protein, whose protein sequence is MTSLPTLPAAYDLRLRGDGQPVTTRVARWRSDVGEVAVKTFAAADRARGEWEACILAFLGEGPASPDIRVQTLVPTRDGAAWAGQPDGGCVLVTRWETGRYRAYDTYAANEWAALGRGLGTLHARLDAMPGQAPQTLSARLAHIDPAVERAKLELELADRPFPSHPRIDAAWVARYLALCREMLAACYPGAVEGFPTDDTQRPIHNDYNQFNYLFGDTLPPLVIDWEASIGAPREFEVVRCLNHLPLQAPALARTFVHAYRERRPLRAGHMRWAVDVACLMHATKHWVLQGWLDGLPGFDQRLLGAMEMVTMLARGRERLGAFFVDTIEGSH
- a CDS encoding glycosyltransferase, which gives rise to MSRILFCVVPERGHVNPCIGPALALKHGGHAVAFHAPGDIRPQLARAGGFTCFGPTESPRPADWRRGAGFARQVRDPAWLRTWVTSLLLDDVEPEVARIRDSIQAWRPDVVVIDPLLYAAAIAAGAAGLPWVAMSNSLNPVLPASLDSELLRTVASLAPRRAALFAAHGMAPRFRGCDVLSPWLTLAFATEHFVGDAPAGVTLVGPSLPPGARGDEPAFDGDSLDAALPLIYMSLGSQIYYQPAMFATVIDAVRDRPLQLLLSVGDLIDTDALPPLPRNVRAVRYAPQLAMLERASLFITHGGANSVMEALSFGVPMIVSPLCNDQFHQVHFIEQAGVGRHLDLRHASVAQTATTIEAMLGSPGLQANVARVAHGYRRSGADEAARLVSRLAEETRRATGS
- a CDS encoding cephalosporin hydroxylase family protein; amino-acid sequence: MSERIAARMRDLTLAWLSRAGETDHLFQTRWLGERFFHLPGDMLAIQELVWRIRPRCIVQTGVAAGGGAVFTASMLELVGEDGIVVAIEPRLRPDVRERLAAHRLAERIHLVEGHPLEDATVAAVKTLVGERSPVMLVLDLTHTHEHVLGELRTYAPWVTPGSYVVVMDTIMEHLPPETFAGKPYGRGNNPATATRAFLAEDPRFVVDHEIEDRVIMTLSPDGFLRRAD